From Amycolatopsis sp. YIM 10, the proteins below share one genomic window:
- a CDS encoding Nif3-like dinuclear metal center hexameric protein: protein MPVQLAEVISALETAYPPELAEPWDAVGLVCGDPAEAVSKVLVCVDPVEATVDEALELGADLIVAHHPLLLKGVHGVPADSTKGKLVHRMIRAGVALFCAHTNADSADPGVSDALAEAIGLRVLRPLAPTGGDPTAVTGLGRIGELPEPEPFTRFVERVSAALPETRPGVYGAGDPDREIRVVAVSGGSGDSYLATAKAAGVDAYVTADLRHHPAGEHLEAGPSAPALVGVTHWASEWPWCGQASAVMRAALAGTVDIHVSTRCTDPWMIRA, encoded by the coding sequence ATGCCCGTCCAACTCGCCGAAGTGATCTCCGCACTGGAAACCGCCTACCCGCCCGAACTGGCCGAACCGTGGGACGCGGTCGGCCTGGTCTGCGGTGATCCCGCCGAAGCGGTGTCGAAGGTGCTGGTCTGCGTGGACCCGGTCGAGGCCACCGTCGACGAGGCGCTGGAGCTGGGCGCCGACCTGATCGTCGCGCACCACCCGCTGCTGCTCAAGGGCGTGCACGGCGTGCCGGCCGACAGCACCAAGGGCAAGCTCGTGCACCGGATGATCCGCGCGGGCGTGGCGTTGTTCTGCGCGCACACGAACGCCGACTCCGCCGATCCCGGCGTCTCCGACGCGCTCGCCGAAGCGATCGGGCTGCGCGTGCTCCGTCCGCTCGCCCCCACCGGCGGCGACCCCACCGCGGTAACCGGCCTGGGCCGCATCGGCGAACTCCCCGAGCCGGAACCCTTCACGCGCTTCGTCGAACGGGTGTCCGCCGCGCTGCCGGAAACCCGGCCGGGCGTCTACGGCGCCGGTGACCCGGACCGCGAGATCCGCGTGGTGGCGGTGTCCGGCGGTTCCGGCGACAGCTACCTGGCCACCGCGAAGGCCGCCGGGGTGGACGCCTACGTGACCGCGGATCTGCGCCACCACCCGGCGGGCGAGCACCTCGAAGCCGGGCCGTCGGCACCCGCGCTGGTCGGCGTGACGCACTGGGCCAGCGAATGGCCGTGGTGCGGGCAAGCCTCGGCCGTCATGCGCGCGGCGCTTGCCGGTACCGTCGACATTCACGTCTCCACGCGGTGCACCGACCCGTGGATGATCCGCGCTTGA
- a CDS encoding chorismate mutase, translating to MRRRLLTVLLSALLLGTASPAVAAPPASLVPLAALADLSGQRVQIADKVAAAKFGTTQPIDDPVREQQILDGVAAKAPGLGLDPAEAVEFFRDQIEANKVVQRGLYELWTAHPEQAPTERPDLPTEVRPVIDRLNAGLLGELAATSDTRARPWCGGGLAVAIVATDRRLHLDRLHERALRRSLDSACV from the coding sequence ATGCGCCGTCGGTTGCTGACCGTCCTGCTCTCCGCCCTCCTGCTCGGTACCGCTTCGCCCGCGGTGGCCGCCCCGCCCGCCTCGCTGGTGCCGCTGGCCGCCCTGGCTGATCTGTCGGGCCAGCGCGTGCAGATCGCCGACAAGGTCGCCGCGGCCAAGTTCGGCACCACCCAGCCCATCGACGATCCGGTGCGCGAGCAGCAGATCCTCGACGGCGTGGCGGCCAAGGCACCCGGCCTCGGGCTCGACCCGGCCGAGGCGGTCGAGTTCTTCCGCGACCAGATCGAGGCGAACAAGGTGGTGCAGCGCGGCTTGTACGAGCTGTGGACCGCGCACCCGGAGCAGGCGCCGACCGAGCGCCCCGACCTGCCCACCGAGGTCCGCCCGGTGATCGACCGCCTCAACGCTGGTCTGCTCGGCGAGCTGGCGGCCACTTCGGACACCAGGGCGCGGCCGTGGTGCGGTGGCGGGCTGGCGGTGGCGATCGTGGCCACCGACCGGCGACTGCACCTGGACCGCCTGCACGAGCGCGCCCTGCGCCGATCGCTGGACTCGGCCTGCGTCTGA
- a CDS encoding zinc ribbon domain-containing protein, which produces MKAEPAVQRRLLELAKVDAELSRLAHRRRTLPELAEIAELEKELRAKKDALVSVQTSASDLDREVARQEREIDSVRTRSDKDRKAMESGSVGAKQLTELQHELESLQRRQTALEDDLLELMERREALDLDAQRTGAEVDKVTGQLENAVRRRDEAFADIDTTQARREQDRAELAPKFPEPLTKLYERVRAQRGIGAALLRSRRCGACHLDLDRSTVSEIKTMPEDEIVQCENCNAILVRTMESGL; this is translated from the coding sequence GTGAAGGCCGAACCCGCCGTGCAACGCCGCCTGCTGGAACTCGCCAAGGTCGACGCGGAGCTGTCCCGGCTGGCCCACCGGCGCCGCACGCTGCCGGAGCTGGCGGAGATCGCCGAGCTGGAGAAGGAACTGCGGGCGAAGAAGGACGCACTGGTTTCCGTGCAGACGAGCGCCTCGGACCTGGACCGCGAGGTGGCTAGGCAGGAACGCGAGATCGACTCCGTGCGCACCCGCAGCGACAAGGACCGCAAGGCGATGGAGTCCGGTTCGGTCGGCGCCAAGCAGCTCACCGAACTGCAGCACGAGCTGGAAAGCCTCCAGCGCCGCCAGACCGCGCTCGAGGACGACCTGCTGGAGCTGATGGAACGCCGTGAGGCGCTCGACCTGGACGCCCAGCGCACCGGCGCCGAAGTGGACAAGGTGACCGGGCAGCTGGAGAACGCGGTCCGCCGCCGCGACGAGGCGTTCGCCGACATCGACACCACCCAGGCGCGGCGCGAGCAGGACCGCGCCGAGCTGGCCCCGAAGTTCCCGGAGCCGCTGACCAAGCTGTACGAGCGGGTGCGCGCGCAGCGCGGCATCGGCGCGGCGCTGCTGCGCTCACGCCGGTGCGGGGCGTGTCACCTGGATCTGGACCGCTCGACCGTTTCGGAGATCAAGACGATGCCGGAGGACGAGATCGTGCAGTGCGAGAACTGCAACGCGATCCTGGTGCGCACCATGGAGTCCGGCCTGTGA
- a CDS encoding RNA polymerase sigma-70 factor, whose product MTGQDATEAFVLHRDLLFTVAYELLGTAADAEDVLQETWLRWVEVDQAQVRDQRAYLVRITTRQSLNRLRSVKRRREAYVGSWLPEPLLTAPDAAADVELSESVSMALMLVLETLTPTERAVFVLREAFGIDYDEIAAAVGKTPAAVHQIAHRARRHVEARRPRHAVTARQASAAAEAFRRALEGRDLQGLLDVLAPHVVAISDGGGIKQANPRPVVGADKVARFIVGGLTRHDVALTVESTVINAGPALALHVDGELDGVMVLHVEDTRVTGLYYVRNPQKLTNLDTTTSLTLR is encoded by the coding sequence ATGACCGGGCAGGACGCGACGGAGGCGTTCGTCCTGCACCGCGATCTGCTGTTCACCGTCGCCTACGAACTGCTCGGCACCGCGGCCGACGCCGAAGACGTCCTGCAGGAGACCTGGCTGCGCTGGGTGGAGGTCGACCAGGCCCAGGTGCGCGACCAGCGCGCCTACCTGGTGCGGATCACCACCCGGCAGTCACTCAACCGCCTGCGCTCGGTGAAGCGCCGCCGGGAGGCGTACGTGGGTTCCTGGCTGCCGGAGCCGCTGCTCACCGCGCCGGACGCGGCCGCCGACGTCGAACTCTCCGAGAGCGTGTCGATGGCACTGATGCTCGTACTGGAGACGCTGACCCCGACCGAGCGGGCGGTTTTTGTGCTGCGGGAGGCCTTCGGGATCGACTACGACGAGATCGCGGCCGCGGTCGGCAAGACCCCGGCCGCCGTGCACCAGATCGCCCATCGCGCCCGCCGCCACGTCGAAGCCCGGCGACCGCGCCACGCGGTCACCGCACGGCAGGCCAGTGCGGCGGCCGAAGCCTTCCGGCGGGCGCTCGAAGGCCGCGACCTCCAGGGCCTGCTCGACGTGCTCGCACCCCACGTCGTCGCGATCAGCGACGGTGGTGGCATCAAGCAGGCCAACCCGCGGCCGGTCGTCGGCGCCGACAAGGTGGCCCGGTTCATCGTCGGCGGGCTCACCAGGCACGACGTGGCGCTCACCGTCGAGTCCACCGTGATCAACGCGGGCCCGGCACTGGCACTGCACGTCGACGGTGAACTCGACGGCGTGATGGTGCTGCACGTCGAAGACACCCGCGTCACCGGCCTCTACTACGTCCGCAACCCGCAGAAGCTGACCAATCTCGACACCACGACCTCACTCACCCTGCGCTGA